A stretch of the Mycobacteroides immunogenum genome encodes the following:
- the alaS gene encoding alanine--tRNA ligase, producing MQTHEIRKRFLDHFVKAGHTEVPSASVILDDPNLLFVNAGMVQFVPFFLGQRTPPYNTATSVQKCIRTPDIDEVGITTRHNTFFQMAGNFSFGDYFKREAIRLAWTLLTNPLSEGGYGFDPEKLWATVYLDDDEAIELWQEIANLPLDRIQRRGMADNYWSMGIPGPCGPCSEIYYDRGPEYGIEGGPEANEDRYIEIWNLVFMQNERGEGTSKTDFEILGPLPRQNIDTGMGVERIACLLQGVDNVYETDLVRPVIDCVAAVAPRGYGQGNHEDDVRYRVIGDHARTAAIIIGDGVSPGNEGRGYVLRRLLRRIIRSTKLLGVEKPMMGELMAVVRDEMGPSYPELVTDFERISRIAVAEETAFNRTLASGSKLFDDAADKTKTAGKSTLSGSDAFTLHDTYGFPIELTLEMAAEAGLSVDENGFRELMNEQRQRAKADAAARKHAHADLTAYRELVDAGPTEFTGFDELDSAARILGIFVDGARVPVASAGAEAEIVLDRTPLYAESGGQIADIGSIRGDGTNAASQAKVSDVQKIAKTLFVHKVTVESGEFVEGDQVVASVDPHWRHGATQGHSGTHMVHAALRQVLGPNAVQAGSLNRPGYLRFDFSWQGALSDAQRQEVEDVANKAVEANYPVNTFVTNLDEAKSMGAMALFGENYGDRVRVVDIGGPFSLELCGGTHVAHSSQIGPVTLLGESSVGSGVRRVEAYVGLDAFRYLSKERALMAALSSSLKVPSEEVPGRVATLVERLKVAEKELEQTRLASVKASIATLVDNAERIGTTTVVAHRLPDGTGAGDLRSLVGDIRGRLGSDPAVVALIAAGDGSVPFVVSINQAAQDAGLRANDLVAAIGPAVDGRGGGKADTAQGSGKNPAGIDAALQALREQIRRA from the coding sequence ATGCAGACACACGAGATCCGGAAGCGATTCCTGGACCACTTCGTGAAGGCCGGTCACACCGAGGTGCCGAGTGCTTCGGTGATCCTCGACGACCCCAACTTGCTGTTCGTCAACGCCGGCATGGTGCAGTTCGTGCCGTTCTTCCTGGGGCAGCGCACACCGCCGTACAACACCGCCACCAGCGTCCAGAAGTGCATCCGCACCCCGGACATCGACGAGGTGGGCATCACCACCCGGCACAACACGTTCTTCCAGATGGCCGGAAACTTCTCGTTCGGCGACTACTTCAAGCGCGAGGCGATCCGGCTGGCCTGGACCCTGCTGACCAACCCGCTGTCCGAAGGCGGATACGGATTCGACCCGGAGAAGTTGTGGGCCACCGTCTACCTGGATGACGATGAGGCCATCGAGCTGTGGCAGGAGATCGCCAATCTGCCGCTGGACCGGATTCAGCGCCGCGGCATGGCCGACAACTATTGGTCGATGGGCATTCCCGGACCGTGCGGCCCGTGTTCGGAGATCTACTACGACCGCGGCCCCGAGTACGGCATCGAGGGTGGCCCGGAGGCCAACGAGGACCGCTACATCGAGATCTGGAATCTCGTGTTCATGCAGAACGAGCGTGGCGAGGGCACCTCGAAGACGGACTTCGAGATCCTCGGGCCGCTACCGCGCCAGAACATCGACACCGGTATGGGCGTCGAGCGCATCGCGTGTCTGCTGCAGGGCGTCGACAACGTCTACGAAACGGACCTGGTGCGGCCCGTCATCGACTGCGTGGCAGCGGTCGCCCCGCGCGGATACGGGCAGGGCAACCACGAGGACGATGTGCGCTACCGCGTCATCGGCGATCACGCCCGCACGGCGGCGATCATCATCGGTGACGGGGTCAGCCCCGGCAATGAAGGCCGTGGCTATGTGCTGCGCCGTCTGCTGCGTCGGATCATCCGCTCCACCAAGTTGCTTGGCGTAGAAAAGCCGATGATGGGCGAGCTGATGGCCGTGGTGCGTGACGAGATGGGCCCGTCATACCCGGAGCTGGTCACCGACTTCGAACGCATCAGCCGCATCGCCGTCGCCGAGGAAACCGCGTTCAACCGCACCCTGGCTTCCGGTTCGAAGCTGTTCGATGATGCCGCGGACAAGACGAAAACGGCCGGCAAAAGCACGCTGTCGGGTAGCGATGCGTTCACCCTGCACGACACCTATGGATTCCCCATCGAGCTCACCCTCGAAATGGCAGCCGAGGCCGGGCTTTCGGTGGACGAGAACGGCTTCCGCGAGCTGATGAACGAGCAGCGGCAGCGCGCCAAGGCCGATGCCGCCGCGCGCAAGCACGCCCACGCCGACCTGACGGCGTACCGCGAGCTGGTCGACGCGGGTCCCACCGAGTTCACCGGTTTCGACGAGTTGGATTCGGCGGCAAGGATTCTGGGTATCTTCGTGGACGGAGCGCGGGTACCGGTCGCCTCGGCGGGTGCCGAAGCCGAAATCGTGCTGGACCGTACCCCGCTGTACGCCGAGTCGGGTGGCCAGATCGCCGACATCGGTTCGATTCGTGGGGACGGGACAAACGCGGCCTCGCAGGCGAAGGTCTCCGATGTCCAGAAGATCGCCAAGACACTGTTCGTGCACAAGGTCACGGTGGAATCCGGCGAGTTCGTCGAGGGTGACCAGGTTGTTGCCTCTGTCGATCCGCACTGGCGTCACGGCGCCACCCAGGGCCACTCGGGCACACACATGGTGCATGCCGCACTGCGACAGGTGCTGGGTCCCAACGCCGTTCAGGCGGGTTCGCTGAACCGGCCCGGATATCTGCGGTTCGATTTCAGCTGGCAGGGCGCGCTCTCGGACGCGCAGCGCCAAGAGGTCGAGGATGTCGCCAACAAGGCGGTCGAGGCCAACTACCCCGTCAACACGTTCGTCACCAACCTGGACGAGGCGAAGTCGATGGGCGCGATGGCGCTGTTCGGCGAGAACTATGGCGATCGGGTGCGCGTGGTCGACATCGGTGGGCCGTTCTCGCTGGAGCTGTGCGGTGGCACCCACGTGGCGCATTCCTCGCAGATCGGCCCCGTGACACTGCTGGGCGAATCGTCGGTGGGCTCCGGGGTCCGCCGTGTAGAGGCCTACGTCGGGCTCGACGCGTTCCGGTACCTGTCGAAGGAACGCGCGCTGATGGCGGCACTCTCGTCGAGCCTGAAGGTGCCGTCCGAAGAGGTACCCGGCCGCGTCGCCACGCTGGTGGAGCGGCTGAAGGTGGCCGAAAAGGAGCTGGAGCAGACGCGCTTGGCCTCGGTGAAGGCGTCCATCGCGACGTTGGTGGACAACGCCGAGCGGATCGGCACGACCACCGTGGTGGCGCACCGGCTGCCCGACGGTACCGGCGCGGGTGACCTGCGCAGCCTGGTCGGCGACATCCGTGGCCGCCTGGGCAGTGACCCCGCTGTGGTGGCGTTGATCGCCGCCGGTGACGGCTCGGTGCCCTTCGTGGTGTCGATCAACCAGGCCGCACAGGACGCCGGGCTGCGTGCCAACGATCTGGTGGCCGCTATCGGCCCGGCAGTGGACGGCCGCGGCGGTGGTAAGGCCGATACCGCGCAGGGTTCCGGTAAGAACCCGGCAGGCATCGACGCGGCGCTGCAGGCGCTGCGTGAACAGATCCGCCGGGCCTGA
- a CDS encoding kinase: MTTLLADPVAQVIATAEELLSRRAGATVTLAEPEDLGGSGPAIVLRVRAVQNPFALPKSMVIKQVPEGGSDASVLREVVSYQFANSLTAKHRPGPELVAYSVADRLIVLTDLGSAPTMSELLAERNRAAINHALMAWAQALGRMHVATVGREGDFAALLRRLDVKKIDVDPTQQRLGGAETLAPLQQILRSEYSLEVPPALISRLQQTAELFGKGGVRAFSPSEVAPDNILVTEHGVRILDYEWGGFRDIVLDIAHALTVYPEFLGATEREEVAELDDAMTEAWRSDVVSIAPGLADDANLARRILDARLMWVWLATHEYFMIDIDIDGDLDDDDAEGSDDIAVFENPAPSHSALLGRWVALRAAAERVGDDLVAAHASGVIGGLRGETLVEG; the protein is encoded by the coding sequence ATGACGACATTATTGGCAGACCCCGTCGCGCAGGTTATCGCCACAGCCGAGGAGTTGCTCTCCAGGCGCGCAGGGGCGACCGTGACGCTTGCTGAGCCGGAAGATCTTGGTGGCAGCGGGCCCGCGATCGTGCTCCGGGTCCGTGCCGTACAGAATCCTTTTGCGTTGCCGAAGTCCATGGTGATCAAACAGGTGCCCGAAGGCGGATCCGACGCGTCGGTGCTGCGTGAAGTGGTGTCGTACCAGTTCGCAAATTCCTTGACGGCCAAGCATCGGCCCGGGCCCGAATTGGTTGCCTATTCCGTCGCCGACCGACTCATCGTGCTGACCGATCTCGGGTCGGCTCCGACCATGTCCGAGCTGCTCGCTGAACGTAATCGTGCGGCGATAAACCATGCGCTGATGGCATGGGCGCAAGCGCTCGGACGCATGCATGTGGCCACGGTGGGCCGTGAGGGAGACTTTGCTGCGCTGCTCCGGCGGCTCGATGTCAAGAAGATCGATGTGGACCCGACACAGCAGCGTCTGGGTGGCGCGGAAACCCTCGCGCCGCTGCAGCAGATCCTGAGAAGCGAGTACTCCCTCGAGGTGCCCCCCGCGCTGATCTCCCGCCTGCAGCAAACAGCCGAGCTTTTCGGGAAGGGTGGTGTGCGGGCCTTCAGCCCCTCGGAGGTTGCCCCCGACAACATCCTCGTCACCGAACACGGCGTCCGGATCCTTGACTACGAATGGGGCGGTTTCCGGGACATCGTGCTGGACATCGCGCACGCACTCACCGTCTACCCCGAGTTCTTGGGCGCGACCGAGCGCGAGGAAGTCGCCGAGCTGGACGACGCGATGACCGAGGCGTGGCGATCGGATGTTGTATCCATCGCTCCCGGACTCGCGGACGACGCCAATCTCGCGCGACGAATCCTGGACGCCCGGCTGATGTGGGTGTGGCTGGCCACCCATGAGTACTTCATGATCGACATCGATATCGATGGCGACCTGGACGATGACGACGCCGAAGGCTCCGATGACATCGCCGTCTTCGAGAACCCCGCCCCCTCTCACTCCGCGCTTTTGGGGCGATGGGTGGCATTGCGGGCGGCCGCCGAACGTGTCGGCGACGACCTCGTGGCCGCACATGCCTCGGGCGTGATCGGCGGACTGCGCGGCGAGACCCTAGTCGAGGGTTAG
- a CDS encoding DUF6882 domain-containing protein: MRWSSGLQDLIDRAAFLSTEHQQDMSDAIELAPWNVDLMDQSFVFHTDPPTTLSCNFLGTTSLDAGSWLWGWKNINGFPDAAVELATAVRRYGEEHGVPELTTEETPLDEDTALDIGHRLTLAAKAVSGKYAHYSCPSSDRSRRTWLLLDGPAVGLSGPSVIRIPRVITETLDQGVLADSHKALRSYAQLRGIDIRWERDDLAHLAAPDGEMTVAFDDLGRISRMNLHAQSPTSVGEKPKRRGIRGVFGRRRDS, translated from the coding sequence GTGCGATGGAGCAGCGGACTGCAAGATCTGATCGACCGAGCGGCCTTCCTATCGACCGAACACCAACAGGACATGAGCGATGCCATCGAGCTCGCGCCGTGGAATGTCGACCTGATGGACCAATCCTTTGTGTTTCATACAGATCCACCCACGACGTTGTCCTGCAATTTCCTTGGCACAACATCGCTCGATGCCGGCAGCTGGCTGTGGGGCTGGAAGAACATCAACGGTTTCCCCGACGCAGCCGTCGAGCTGGCTACCGCTGTTCGCCGATACGGCGAGGAGCACGGTGTACCCGAGCTCACCACTGAAGAGACTCCACTGGATGAAGACACCGCACTCGATATCGGGCATCGACTCACACTGGCCGCCAAAGCGGTCTCTGGGAAGTACGCCCACTACTCGTGCCCATCGAGTGACCGCTCTCGCCGCACCTGGCTACTTCTCGATGGTCCCGCGGTGGGATTATCCGGCCCGTCGGTCATCCGAATCCCCCGCGTGATCACCGAAACCCTTGATCAGGGTGTGTTGGCGGACAGCCACAAGGCCTTGCGGTCGTACGCGCAGCTACGCGGTATAGACATCCGCTGGGAGAGAGACGATCTGGCTCATCTTGCGGCGCCCGATGGCGAGATGACGGTGGCGTTCGACGACCTCGGACGAATCTCTCGCATGAATCTGCACGCGCAAAGTCCAACCTCTGTCGGGGAGAAACCCAAGCGCCGGGGCATACGCGGCGTGTTCGGTCGCCGGCGCGACAGTTAA
- a CDS encoding DUF3097 domain-containing protein: MADRYGSDVLSNNPHAPRRPRSTEVAATIGTVVEDAQSGFVGAVVRIEYGRMDLEDRHGRVRGFPVGPGYLIDGKPVILKEPLRHTPTKPTRSASGSVAVHGLKARTALASRIYVEGRHDAELVEQVWGHDLRVEGVVVEYLGGVDDLAAIVKEFQPGPGRRLGVLVDHLVKGSKESRIAETVQKGPYGEHTLVVGHPFVDIWQAVKPERIGLRAWPTVPREIEWKHGICQALGWPHGTQTEIAEAWRRIRGKVRTWTDLEPALIGRVEELIDFVTQPAG; this comes from the coding sequence GTGGCTGATCGCTATGGATCCGATGTCTTGTCCAACAACCCGCATGCCCCACGGCGTCCGCGCTCGACCGAGGTCGCCGCGACCATCGGCACCGTGGTGGAGGACGCCCAGAGCGGGTTTGTGGGGGCCGTCGTGCGCATCGAGTACGGGCGGATGGACCTGGAGGACCGCCACGGACGTGTCCGCGGATTTCCGGTGGGCCCCGGGTATCTGATCGACGGTAAGCCGGTCATTCTCAAGGAGCCGCTGCGGCACACCCCCACCAAGCCGACCAGGAGCGCCTCGGGATCGGTTGCGGTACACGGACTCAAAGCACGCACGGCGTTGGCCAGCCGAATCTATGTGGAGGGCCGTCACGACGCCGAACTCGTCGAACAGGTGTGGGGTCATGACCTGCGTGTCGAAGGTGTGGTCGTGGAGTACCTCGGCGGGGTGGACGACCTGGCGGCCATCGTGAAGGAATTCCAGCCAGGCCCCGGTCGTCGGCTCGGGGTGTTGGTCGACCACCTGGTGAAGGGATCGAAGGAGTCACGCATCGCCGAGACGGTGCAGAAGGGTCCGTATGGGGAGCACACGCTGGTGGTAGGCCACCCGTTCGTCGACATCTGGCAGGCGGTCAAACCCGAGCGGATCGGCCTACGTGCGTGGCCCACCGTGCCGCGCGAGATCGAATGGAAGCACGGCATCTGCCAGGCGCTCGGCTGGCCGCACGGGACCCAGACCGAGATCGCCGAGGCCTGGCGCCGAATCCGCGGCAAGGTGCGCACCTGGACCGACCTGGAACCGGCCTTGATCGGCCGCGTCGAGGAGCTCATCGATTTCGTCACGCAACCGGCAGGCTGA
- a CDS encoding replication-associated recombination protein A — protein sequence MSDSLFDVPGGGFDSSAADLGVPPNAPLAVRMRPAALDEVVGQGHLLKQGSPLRRLVDGSGAASVILYGPPGTGKTTLASLISGATGRRFEALSALSAGVKEVRAVIDEARRAAVHGRQTVLFIDEVHRFSKTQQDALLAAVENRVVLLVAATTENPSFSVVAPLLSRSLILQLQPLGDNDIREVLTRAIADERGLGGAVAVDPEALSLLAQLAAGDARRALTALEVAAETAGGPGGTVTVEVVEQSVDRAAVRYDRDGDQHYDVVSAFIKSIRGSDVDAALHYLARMLIAGEDPRFVARRLVILASEDVGMADPTALPLAVAAAQTVQLIGMPEAQLTLTHATIHLATAPKSGAVPAALGAAMGDIREGKAGLVPPHLRDGHYSGAAKLGNAVGYVYPHNDRDGVVAQQYPPDELVGADYYQPTDHGNEREIGSRLEKLRAIVRRGLKR from the coding sequence GTGTCAGACAGCCTATTCGACGTGCCCGGGGGCGGATTCGACTCGTCCGCCGCGGACCTCGGGGTGCCACCCAACGCACCCCTCGCTGTCCGGATGCGCCCGGCGGCGCTCGATGAGGTGGTGGGGCAGGGGCACCTGCTCAAACAGGGCTCCCCGTTGCGGCGTCTTGTCGATGGCTCCGGGGCTGCTTCGGTCATTCTGTACGGCCCCCCGGGCACTGGGAAAACCACTCTCGCATCGTTGATTTCGGGGGCCACCGGCCGCAGGTTCGAGGCGTTGTCGGCGCTGTCGGCGGGGGTGAAGGAGGTGCGGGCCGTCATTGACGAGGCCCGCCGCGCCGCCGTCCACGGCCGCCAGACGGTGCTGTTCATCGATGAGGTGCACAGGTTCTCCAAGACACAGCAGGACGCGCTGCTTGCTGCCGTCGAGAATCGGGTGGTGTTGTTGGTGGCTGCCACCACCGAGAACCCGTCCTTCTCCGTCGTGGCACCACTGCTGTCGCGCTCGTTGATTCTGCAGCTGCAACCATTGGGCGACAACGATATTCGCGAGGTGCTCACCCGGGCGATCGCCGATGAACGCGGGCTCGGTGGCGCCGTGGCCGTAGATCCCGAGGCGCTCAGCTTGCTGGCGCAGCTCGCCGCCGGCGACGCACGGCGAGCACTGACCGCGCTCGAAGTGGCCGCGGAGACCGCCGGCGGACCCGGCGGAACCGTCACGGTCGAGGTGGTGGAGCAGTCGGTGGATCGTGCCGCGGTGCGTTACGACCGCGACGGAGACCAGCATTACGACGTGGTGAGTGCCTTCATCAAGTCGATTCGCGGCTCCGATGTGGACGCCGCGCTGCATTACCTGGCGCGCATGCTGATCGCGGGCGAGGACCCACGCTTCGTGGCGCGGCGCCTGGTGATCCTCGCCAGTGAGGATGTCGGCATGGCCGATCCCACCGCACTGCCCCTGGCCGTGGCCGCGGCCCAGACGGTACAGCTGATCGGGATGCCGGAGGCGCAGCTCACCCTGACGCACGCCACCATCCACCTCGCGACCGCACCCAAATCCGGCGCGGTGCCGGCGGCCCTGGGCGCGGCCATGGGCGACATCCGGGAGGGGAAGGCCGGCTTGGTGCCGCCGCACTTGCGCGACGGCCACTACAGCGGTGCGGCCAAACTCGGCAATGCCGTCGGCTACGTGTACCCGCACAATGATCGCGATGGTGTCGTGGCCCAGCAATATCCGCCCGACGAACTAGTCGGCGCGGATTACTACCAGCCCACCGATCACGGCAACGAGCGCGAGATCGGTTCGAGGCTGGAGAAGCTGCGCGCCATCGTTCGGCGTGGCCTGAAGCGCTGA